A window of the Gemmatimonadota bacterium genome harbors these coding sequences:
- a CDS encoding alpha/beta fold hydrolase, producing MIQRTFTLPAEDGEEIRGDLRLPEGPPPKSAVVVAHGFKGFKDWGFFPFLCETLVADGHAVVSFNFSLNGIGDDFLNFTRLEAFERNTLSREVAELAGVLAKVREGELVPAPPRKVGLVGHSRGGGVAVLAARAFTEGGGRLDALVTWAAVAEFGRWTEEQKTEWRREGRIHAMNSRTGQRLPLGLGLLEDFEKNRERLDVVRAGAELGTLPWLIIHGEEDETVAVEDARRLSRANPAAELEVVSPSGHTFEAKHPFDGSNPRLDRVVEMTRGHFRRHLLTER from the coding sequence GTGATCCAGCGGACCTTCACGCTTCCCGCTGAAGACGGGGAGGAGATCCGGGGGGATCTGCGTCTTCCCGAAGGACCTCCGCCGAAAAGTGCAGTCGTCGTCGCGCATGGGTTCAAGGGATTCAAGGACTGGGGGTTCTTCCCTTTCTTATGCGAAACCCTCGTGGCCGACGGACACGCGGTGGTTTCCTTCAACTTTTCGCTGAACGGGATCGGGGACGACTTCCTGAATTTCACCCGCCTCGAAGCCTTCGAGCGGAACACCCTCAGCCGAGAAGTGGCCGAGTTGGCCGGCGTACTTGCAAAGGTCCGGGAAGGCGAACTCGTCCCCGCGCCGCCCCGGAAAGTCGGACTCGTAGGGCACTCCAGGGGTGGCGGCGTGGCAGTCCTCGCCGCGCGCGCCTTCACCGAGGGAGGGGGGCGGCTCGACGCCCTCGTCACCTGGGCTGCCGTCGCCGAGTTCGGCCGCTGGACGGAGGAGCAGAAGACGGAGTGGCGGCGGGAAGGGAGGATCCATGCCATGAACAGCCGGACCGGTCAGAGGCTTCCCCTGGGCCTCGGTCTCTTGGAGGACTTCGAAAAGAACCGGGAGCGCCTGGATGTCGTGCGGGCGGGCGCGGAGCTTGGAACGCTTCCCTGGCTCATCATTCACGGCGAAGAGGACGAAACGGTCGCCGTTGAAGACGCGCGCCGACTGAGCCGCGCGAATCCGGCGGCGGAGCTGGAGGTCGTGTCGCCGTCCGGTCACACCTTCGAGGCGAAGCATCCCTTCGACGGCTCGAATCCGAGGCTCGATCGGGTCGTGGAGATGACGCGCGGCCACTTCCGCCGCCACCTTCTCACGGAAAGGTGA